The Astatotilapia calliptera chromosome 17, fAstCal1.2, whole genome shotgun sequence genome has a segment encoding these proteins:
- the LOC113009170 gene encoding E3 ubiquitin-protein ligase TRIM39-like, producing MATASSLLSEERFLCCICLDVFTEPVSTPCGHNFCRPCIHKYWDSSDVCQCPFCKRTFSSRPELNVNTTMSELAAEFAKLVQVKVSTSDRELPEGTNVLCDICTGMKEKAVKSCLMCLTSFCVVHLEPHQRVSVLKSHKLIDPVINLDERMCKKHNKITELYCRTDKACVCVLCFKSDHKSHNVISLEEEYEAVLAKNDEVMANIHKMIQSRCDKIDAIEKSLDASQKEADEEKEASVQMFTDFIRSIQKSQADVVEVIEERHRVMKQKAEGFLKEMRMEVAELKSRISQLEQLSRSEDHHCLVQNFSSLRAPSSKGWSSAGVYSNLSFNEVRRAMAQVKQTADIILEKVPEIKMKRMREHAVDLTIDPDTAHCSLTISQDRKQVGTAEKQNLPKNPKRFEMYPEVLAKEGFTGGKFYFEVQVKDKSKWTVGVVRESVDRKGDTRLSVSDGYWTIGLSERKYYGYENSAVILVQLKKLQKVGIFVDYDKGVVSFYDVDFKSHIYSFSGFRFKDKLYPYFCPHYNTDKMNVAPLVITPVPHRLA from the coding sequence ATGGCAACTGCCAGCAGTCTGTTGTCAGAGGAGAGGTTCTTATGCTGCATCTGTTTGGACGTGTTTACCGAGCCAGTGTCAACCCCGTGTGGACACAACTTCTGCCGCCCGTGTATCCACAAGTATTGGGACTCTAGTGACGTTTGTCAGTGTCCATTTTGCAAAAGGACATTTTCTTCGAGACCTGAACTCAACGTCAACACTACCATGTCTGAGTTAGCGGCTGAGTTTGCAAAGCTGGTCCAAGTCAAAGTGTCAACTTCAGACCGAGAGCTCCCAGAAGGAACAAATGTTCTTTGTGATATCTGCACCGGGATGAAAGAAAAGGCCGTTAAGTCTTGTTTGATGTGCCTTACTTCTTTCTGTGTAGTCCACCTGGAGCCTCATCAGAGAGTTTCAGTGCTTAAGAGCCACAAACTAATCGATCCTGTGATTAATCTTGATGAGAGGATGTGCAAAAAGCACAACAAGATAACAGAACTGTATTGTAGGACTGACaaggcctgtgtttgtgtgttgtgtttcaaAAGCGATCACAAGAGTCACAATGTCATCTCGCTAGAGGAAGAGTATGAGGCTGTGTTAGCAAAAAATGATGAGGTAATGGCAAATATCCACAAGATGATACAATCACGATGCGATAAGATAGATGCAATTGAAAAGTCACTTGATGCCAGCCAGAAAGAAGCCGATGAAGAGAAAGAAGCCAGTGTGCAGATGTTTACTGACTTCATTCGCTCTATTCAGAAGAGTCAAGCTGATGTTGTTGAGGTGATTGAAGAGAGGCACAGAGTGATGAAACAAAAGGCTGAAGGTTTTCTGAAAGAGATGAGGATGGAAGTTGCTGAGCTTAAAAGCAGAATAAGCCAGCTGGAGCAGCTGTCACGATCTGAGGACCATCACTGTCTTGTCCAGAACTTCTCAAGCTTACGGGCTCCTTCAAGTAAGGGCTGGTCCAGTGCTGGTGTTTACAGCAACTTGTCTTTTAATGAAGTGAGAAGAGCCATGGCTCAGGtgaaacaaacagctgatatAATTTTGGAGAAAGTTCCAGagatcaaaatgaaaagaatgagaGAACATGCAGTAGACTTGACTATTGATCCCGACACAGCACATTGCTCACTTACCATTAGTCAAGACCGAAAACAAGTTGGaactgcagaaaaacagaatcTTCCAAAAAATCCAAAAAGATTTGAGATGTATCCAGAAGTCTTAGCAAAGGAGGGCTTCACAGGGGGGAAGTTTTACTTTGAGGTGCAGGTGAAAGATAAGAGTAAGTGGACTGTTGGAGTGGTGAGAGAGTCTGTAGATAGAAAGGGAGACACACGTCTATCAGTTTCAGATGGTTATTGGACCATCGGATTAAGTGAGCGCAAGTATTATGGATATGAAAATTCAGCTGTTATATTGGTACAGTTAAAAAAGCTTCAAAAAGTGGGCATCTTCGTGGACTACGATAAGGGAGTGGTTTCTTTCTATGATGTGGATTTCAAGTCACACATCTACTCTTTCAGTGGCTTTCGCTTTAAAGACAAACTTTATCCATATTTTTGCCCTCATTATAACACAGACAAAATGAATGTTGCCCCTCTTGTCATAACACCTGTACCTCACAGATTAGCTTAG
- the prmt8b gene encoding protein arginine N-methyltransferase 8-B, producing MGLRHSSRCLLLRRKMAEADSSERQQPVMSPISQSAQPSPLPKPVPTTHHVPCVPHTPHVAALATCPGRGKIAKFISPEEMTSRDYYFDSYAHFGIHEEMLKDEVRTLTYRNAMYHNKHVFKDKIVLDVGSGTGILSMFAANAGAKHVYGIECSSISEYSEKIIKSNHLHNVITIFKGKVEEVELPVEKVDIIISEWMGYCLFYESMLNTVIFARDKWLKPGGLMFPDRAALYVVAIEDRQYKDFKIHWWENVYGFDMSCIRNVAIKEPLVDVVDPKQVVTNACLLKEVDIYTVKPEDLSFTSAFCLQIQRNDYVHALVTYFTIEFTKCHKKTGFSTAPDAPSTHWKQTVFYLEDYLTVKKGEEIFGSLAVRPNEKNVRDLEFTLELDFKGQLCEAAISHDYKMR from the exons ATGGGACTGAGGCATTCGTCGCGTTGTTTGCTGCTACGGCGGAAGATGGCGGAGGCGGACAGCTCAGAG AGGCAGCAGCCTGTAATGTCCCCCATTTCTCAGTCTGCTCAGCCCTCCCCACTGCCTAAACCAGTGCCTACTACCCACCATGTGCCCTGCGTTCCCCATACGCCTCATGTAGCAGCACTGGCCACCTGTCCTGGTCGAGGCAAGATTGCCAAGTTCATCAGCCCCGAGGAAATGACATCACGGGACTACTACTTTGACTCTTATGCTCACTTTGGCATCCATGAG GAGATGCTGAAAGATGAGGTGCGGACACTGACCTACAGGAATGCCATGTACCACAACAAGCACGTGTTCAAAGATAAAATAGTCCTGGATGTCGGTAGCGGCACTGGAATCCTCTCAATGTTTGCTGCCAACGCCGGTGCCAAACATGTGTACGGG ATTGAATGCTCAAGTATATCTGAATATTCAGAGAAGATTATCAAGTCGAATCACCTGCACAATG TCATTACCATCTTCAAGGGcaaggtggaggaggtggagctgCCCGTGGAGAAGGTGGACATTATAATCTCAGAGTGGATGGGCTACTGCCTTTTCTACGAATCCATGCTCAACACGGTCATCTTTGCCAGGGACAAGTGGCTG AAACCTGGAGGCCTGATGTTCCCTGACAGAGCAGCGCTCTACGTGGTAGCCATTGAAGACCGGCAGTACAAGGACTTTAAGATACATT GGTGGGAAAACGTATATGGGTTCGACATGAGTTGCATTCGCAATGTGGCCATCAAAGAGCCTCTGGTAGATGTGGTAGATCCCAAGCAAGTGGTGACGAACGCCTGCCTTCTGAAG GAAGTGGACATCTACACTGTGAAGCCAGAGGACCTGTCCTTCACCTCAGCCTTCTGTCTGCAGATTCAGCGCAATGATTACGTCCATGCTCTGGTCACCTATTTCACCATTGAATTCACCAAATGTCACAAGAAGACTGGTTTCTCCACTG CTCCAGATGCCCCAAGCACACACTGGAAACagactgtgttttatttagaggaCTACCTAACTGTCAAGAAGGGAGAGGAGATCTTTGGCAGTCTTGCTGTCAGGCCCAACGAGAAGAATGTG CGTGACCTGGAGTTCACCCTTGAGCTAGATTTTAAAGGACAGCTATGCGAGGCCGCCATTTCCCACGACTACAAAATGCGTTAA